The following proteins come from a genomic window of Candidatus Bipolaricaulis sibiricus:
- a CDS encoding Cell division protein FtsI [Peptidoglycan synthetase], with protein sequence MEGTISRAIVAFSVLALGGLVVVGRLVQLQVVEHRRWSAVAQSIQEDVVELPARRGAIYDRNGVPLAYDVPAYAIALDNYLLTKPELLVDLLVRELGMSRSEASDRVYRTSYFTWLSRAVDYSVGQRIRAQAQSLGIRGLLFFESWKRAYPQGSLALPVLGVVGVDGVGLAGMELLFDEHLAGRPRRVRLLRGPGGQILDLWEEDPGAPGQPLQLTLDVRIQWVCEREIARGLQTYAGAERGFALVMDPHTGEVLGLAHGPAVDPGRPDPALLHPWSVTHVFEPGSLFKALVGLAAFDQGLVTPDDVFSGDSPILVGGVQVKNARGRSYGTVTFRRAMAESVNTVLVQVAERLGIERTYAYVTRMGFGQRTGIELPGEVNGIVNPRERWTALDLAVTSFGQGVAVTGIQLGAAFAALANGGTLVRPRLLPGPAEVRGQIASAAACRTMREVLGYTVNVGTGTPAAVPGFNVGGKSGTAEMAIPGRGYVADHVTTGMAAFFPWEEPQFVILAVYQTSTNPEFWSGSTAVPSVGEIVRGMAQLGIVRPYAPTTTLGRSG encoded by the coding sequence GTGGAGGGAACCATTAGCCGCGCGATCGTGGCGTTCTCGGTGCTGGCATTGGGGGGTTTGGTCGTGGTGGGCCGGCTCGTCCAACTTCAGGTTGTCGAGCACCGCCGGTGGTCGGCAGTGGCCCAGTCCATCCAGGAGGACGTTGTTGAGCTTCCGGCACGGAGAGGAGCGATCTACGATCGGAACGGAGTCCCGCTCGCCTACGATGTCCCCGCGTACGCAATTGCGCTGGACAACTACCTCCTTACCAAGCCTGAACTGTTGGTGGATCTCCTCGTGCGCGAGCTGGGCATGTCCCGAAGCGAGGCGTCCGATCGGGTGTACCGCACGTCGTACTTCACCTGGTTATCCCGAGCGGTAGACTACAGCGTTGGGCAGCGAATCCGCGCCCAGGCGCAGAGCCTGGGAATTCGGGGGTTGCTGTTCTTTGAGTCCTGGAAGCGAGCCTATCCCCAGGGCTCCCTTGCCTTGCCTGTGCTGGGGGTGGTGGGAGTGGATGGGGTCGGTCTGGCAGGGATGGAACTTCTGTTCGACGAGCACCTTGCCGGGCGACCGCGGCGGGTCCGCCTGCTGCGAGGACCGGGGGGGCAGATCCTCGACCTGTGGGAGGAGGACCCCGGTGCGCCTGGCCAGCCGCTGCAGCTCACGCTGGACGTCCGCATCCAGTGGGTGTGCGAGCGAGAGATCGCGCGCGGTCTGCAAACCTACGCGGGAGCTGAGCGGGGGTTCGCTCTGGTGATGGACCCCCACACGGGAGAGGTCCTGGGGCTCGCCCACGGCCCGGCCGTGGACCCGGGGCGCCCCGACCCGGCGCTGCTCCACCCGTGGTCCGTTACGCACGTGTTCGAGCCCGGTTCCCTGTTCAAGGCCCTCGTGGGCCTCGCGGCGTTCGACCAGGGACTGGTCACGCCGGATGACGTGTTCTCCGGCGACTCACCGATCCTTGTAGGCGGAGTACAAGTCAAGAACGCGCGGGGCAGGAGCTACGGCACGGTCACGTTCCGTCGGGCGATGGCGGAGTCGGTGAACACGGTGCTCGTGCAGGTGGCAGAGCGTCTTGGGATCGAGCGAACGTACGCCTACGTGACCCGCATGGGATTTGGCCAAAGGACGGGGATCGAACTCCCCGGTGAGGTGAACGGGATCGTCAACCCGCGGGAAAGGTGGACCGCGCTCGACCTCGCTGTGACCTCGTTCGGACAGGGAGTCGCCGTGACCGGGATCCAGCTTGGGGCAGCGTTCGCGGCGCTGGCGAACGGGGGGACGCTCGTTCGCCCTCGCCTGTTGCCGGGACCGGCCGAGGTGCGCGGGCAGATCGCATCCGCCGCCGCCTGCCGGACCATGCGGGAGGTTCTCGGGTACACCGTGAACGTGGGAACAGGCACCCCGGCGGCCGTTCCCGGGTTCAACGTCGGCGGGAAGTCCGGAACTGCGGAGATGGCGATTCCCGGACGGGGGTACGTGGCCGATCACGTGACAACGGGGATGGCCGCGTTCTTCCCGTGGGAGGAGCCGCAGTTCGTGATTCTCGCCGTGTACCAAACGTCGACCAACCCGGAGTTCTGGAGCGGGTCCACCGCTGTGCCGAGCGTGGGGGAGATCGTGCGCGGAATGGCTCAGCTTGGGATCGTGCGCCCCTACGCTCCGACCACCACGCTTGGTCGGTCCGGGTAG
- a CDS encoding Zn-dependent hydrolase YycJ/WalJ, required for cell wall metabolism and coordination of cell division with DNA replication: MRICALGSGSSGNALLVEGPRGVFLVDAGLPWREIESRAVQAGLSLAGLEWVVLTHEHTDHVRGLDRLRRRGVRVAASAGTLRALAIEGTVLEPGMEIAGVRVFAFPIPHDARQPVGFRFEANGTRMGIATDLGRITDDVLTALTPCQTVVLEANHDVSMLLSGPYPWPLKLRILGPDGHLANEETGRAVRRLGSELRQVLLAHLSDENNTPALALETVAQAVDGWRGRLYLTYPDRPSVVVGA; the protein is encoded by the coding sequence TTGAGGATCTGCGCGCTGGGCAGCGGCTCGTCGGGGAATGCCCTTCTCGTCGAAGGGCCTCGTGGAGTCTTCCTGGTCGACGCGGGGCTTCCCTGGCGCGAGATCGAATCCCGAGCCGTCCAGGCCGGGCTGAGCCTAGCCGGGCTGGAGTGGGTCGTCCTCACGCACGAGCACACGGACCACGTTCGGGGCCTGGACCGGCTGCGCCGGCGCGGGGTGAGGGTGGCAGCGAGTGCGGGGACCCTTCGCGCCCTCGCCATCGAGGGAACCGTGCTCGAGCCGGGTATGGAGATCGCCGGGGTGCGGGTATTCGCGTTCCCGATCCCCCACGACGCGCGGCAGCCTGTGGGATTCCGCTTCGAGGCCAACGGGACGCGGATGGGGATCGCCACAGATCTCGGGCGGATCACAGACGACGTGCTGACTGCGCTCACTCCCTGCCAAACGGTTGTGTTGGAGGCGAACCACGATGTGTCGATGCTCCTGTCCGGGCCCTACCCGTGGCCACTCAAGCTGAGAATCCTTGGCCCCGACGGGCACCTCGCCAACGAGGAGACGGGCCGCGCGGTTCGGCGGCTGGGGAGCGAGCTCCGGCAGGTCCTCCTCGCACACCTCTCGGACGAAAACAACACGCCCGCGCTGGCCCTGGAGACGGTGGCGCAAGCCGTCGACGGCTGGCGTGGACGCCTGTACCTTACCTACCCGGACCGACCAAGCGTGGTGGTCGGAGCGTAG
- a CDS encoding 16S rRNA (cytosine(1402)-N(4))-methyltransferase has translation MHEPVLPTEVVGFLDPGPGKRYVDATVGAGGHTAALLARGAFVVGVDQDPYALALARERLSPFGDRVTLVRGNFRDLRALLAPLGLPALDGILLDLGASSLQFDAPDRGFSFRAEGPLDMRMDPDAPTTAADLVNGLPEPDLARLLWEYGEERYGRRIARAIVRARPLHTTGELASLVSRAYPPGRHRIHPATRTFQALRIAVNDELGALREALPAAVSLLASGGVLCVISFHSLEDRIVKHFLREGALAGRLEVLTKKPITPAEEELARNPRARSAKLRAARVSEVGLPPASCPRS, from the coding sequence GTGCACGAACCGGTCCTCCCGACAGAGGTCGTCGGGTTCCTTGACCCCGGCCCGGGGAAGAGGTACGTCGACGCGACGGTGGGTGCGGGAGGCCACACCGCGGCGCTCCTTGCTCGCGGTGCGTTCGTCGTCGGCGTCGACCAGGACCCCTACGCGCTGGCCCTCGCTCGCGAGCGGCTATCCCCGTTCGGCGATCGCGTAACCCTCGTGCGGGGGAACTTCCGGGACCTCCGTGCGCTTCTCGCCCCACTGGGCCTCCCCGCTCTGGACGGGATTCTCCTTGACCTCGGGGCGTCGTCCCTCCAGTTCGACGCCCCGGACCGCGGGTTCTCCTTCCGAGCCGAGGGGCCCCTCGACATGCGGATGGACCCCGACGCCCCCACCACTGCCGCCGACCTCGTGAACGGACTCCCTGAGCCCGACTTGGCGCGCTTGCTGTGGGAGTACGGTGAGGAGCGGTACGGGAGGCGGATCGCGCGGGCCATCGTGCGGGCCCGACCGCTCCACACGACGGGCGAGCTTGCCTCCCTGGTCTCGCGGGCCTACCCTCCGGGCCGTCACCGCATCCACCCCGCCACACGGACGTTCCAGGCCTTGCGGATCGCGGTGAACGACGAGTTGGGGGCTCTCCGCGAGGCGCTTCCCGCCGCTGTGTCCCTTCTCGCTTCGGGAGGCGTCCTGTGTGTGATCTCGTTTCACTCGCTTGAGGACCGGATCGTGAAGCACTTCTTGCGGGAGGGAGCCCTCGCTGGCCGGCTCGAGGTCCTCACGAAGAAGCCGATCACCCCGGCTGAGGAGGAGCTTGCCCGCAATCCACGAGCCCGATCGGCGAAGCTCCGGGCGGCGCGGGTGTCCGAGGTCGGTCTGCCCCCGGCCAGTTGTCCGCGATCGTGA